A single region of the Bacillus cereus genome encodes:
- a CDS encoding iron-hydroxamate ABC transporter substrate-binding protein, with the protein MKKKLTILFSIMCILVLAACGQTKSNAEATKKTEKTEKSNDPKIASMSIHLTNNLLALGITPVGSVIGGDLKDFLPHAKEQLKDTKKLGVVTDPNMEALLQLKPSEIYVDEKYAGKDVAKYEKIAKTHSFNLDEGTWRDQLKQVGKLVNREKEADKYIQDYEEQSKRVKSLIDKELGNNEKVMAIRVTAKELRVFSTKRPMGPILFQDLGLQPANGVEKIDGNRPFEVISQEVLPDFDADAIFVVVNRDDKAKAAFKQLQETPIWKDLKAVKGKHVYIINDQPWLDYSALGNKMAMDEAEKMFTK; encoded by the coding sequence ATGAAAAAGAAACTTACTATTTTATTTAGCATCATGTGTATTTTAGTATTAGCAGCATGTGGTCAAACGAAATCTAATGCAGAGGCAACGAAAAAAACGGAAAAAACGGAAAAAAGTAATGATCCAAAAATCGCCTCTATGTCCATTCACTTAACGAATAATTTACTTGCATTAGGAATTACACCAGTAGGTTCTGTTATTGGTGGAGATTTAAAAGATTTCTTACCGCACGCAAAAGAGCAGTTGAAAGATACGAAGAAACTAGGCGTTGTAACAGATCCAAACATGGAAGCATTACTACAATTAAAGCCATCTGAAATTTATGTGGATGAAAAATATGCTGGTAAAGATGTAGCGAAATACGAAAAAATTGCAAAAACACATTCTTTCAATTTAGATGAAGGTACGTGGAGAGATCAGTTAAAACAAGTTGGTAAACTTGTAAATCGTGAGAAAGAAGCAGATAAATATATTCAAGACTATGAAGAACAATCAAAACGAGTGAAAAGTTTAATTGATAAAGAGCTAGGTAATAACGAAAAAGTAATGGCAATTCGTGTTACTGCAAAAGAATTACGAGTATTTAGTACGAAAAGACCGATGGGACCAATTTTATTCCAAGACTTAGGATTACAACCTGCAAATGGTGTAGAGAAAATTGATGGAAACCGTCCTTTCGAAGTCATTTCACAAGAAGTATTACCTGACTTTGATGCAGATGCTATTTTCGTTGTCGTTAACAGAGATGATAAAGCGAAAGCTGCATTTAAACAACTTCAAGAAACACCAATTTGGAAAGATTTAAAAGCTGTTAAAGGTAAGCACGTATATATTATTAATGACCAACCATGGCTTGACTATTCTGCTTTAGGTAACAAAATGGCAATGGATGAAGCGGAGAAAATGTTTACGAAATAA
- a CDS encoding FecCD family ABC transporter permease, with amino-acid sequence MKDLFNTDKKRAITVTTIFGCISIAVILISLNTGTLSIAPLKVIQTLFGYGDFESATVLYDYRMPRIIITMLAGIGLGVSGAILQGLSRNALADPGILGLHSGASFGLIVFVTLFHSINESASILIPLFTFGGGVLAAFLIVLLASDRSKGLLPIRLILVGIAVSAGFSALSLFFSLKLNDETYTFASRWLVGNVWGRDWIHVLALLPWILILTPYAWLKSKTLNALSLGDSVAAGLGVSVQKERLLLLATAVGLSCASVSMAGGIGFIGLVSPHIARKLVGSTYQHFLPLAGIIGMIILVLADTIGRSIFEPNSIPAGVVVAALGAPYFLYLLTKTK; translated from the coding sequence GTGAAGGATCTTTTTAACACGGATAAAAAGAGAGCTATTACTGTAACTACAATTTTCGGATGTATAAGTATCGCTGTAATTTTGATTAGCTTAAATACGGGGACGCTGAGCATCGCACCGCTCAAAGTAATTCAAACGCTTTTTGGCTATGGTGATTTTGAGAGTGCAACCGTGCTATACGATTATCGTATGCCAAGAATTATAATCACCATGTTAGCCGGTATTGGCCTTGGGGTTTCCGGTGCGATTTTGCAAGGGCTATCTCGTAATGCACTCGCAGATCCTGGTATTCTCGGATTACATTCGGGTGCATCTTTCGGGCTTATTGTATTTGTTACTCTCTTTCATTCTATTAACGAGAGTGCATCGATTTTAATACCGTTATTTACATTTGGCGGAGGAGTGTTAGCTGCATTTCTTATTGTTTTGCTTGCGAGTGATCGGTCAAAAGGTTTACTTCCCATTCGACTTATTCTTGTTGGTATTGCAGTTTCAGCTGGTTTTAGTGCACTTTCGTTATTTTTCTCGCTCAAGTTAAATGATGAGACGTATACATTCGCTTCTAGGTGGTTAGTTGGTAACGTGTGGGGAAGAGATTGGATTCATGTTCTAGCATTATTACCTTGGATTTTGATACTAACTCCGTACGCATGGCTGAAATCTAAAACGTTAAATGCACTGTCACTAGGTGATAGTGTAGCAGCAGGACTTGGTGTATCTGTTCAAAAAGAACGGTTACTACTCTTAGCTACAGCGGTAGGATTGTCTTGTGCAAGCGTATCAATGGCAGGGGGAATTGGCTTTATCGGCTTAGTTTCTCCGCATATTGCAAGGAAGTTAGTAGGTAGTACATATCAGCACTTCCTTCCGCTAGCTGGCATTATTGGAATGATTATTTTAGTACTCGCAGATACGATAGGTCGTTCTATATTCGAGCCAAACTCTATTCCAGCTGGTGTAGTAGTGGCGGCTTTAGGAGCACCGTATTTTCTTTATTTACTTACAAAAACAAAATAA